From the Pseudanabaena sp. FACHB-2040 genome, one window contains:
- the lpxC gene encoding UDP-3-O-acyl-N-acetylglucosamine deacetylase yields MAQAITRPATLPALTAIDLEQPQQTLAQAVERQGVGLHSGQAVQVRLEPAAADSGRCFVRTDLPGRPTVAARPEAVQQTLLSTELVSGEAAVRTVEHLLAALTGMGIDNVCITIDGPEVPLLDGSASGWVEAIEAAGLAVQDAPKRAFQVSSPVWIYDGDAFVAALPSPTPRYTYGIDFEVTAIGNQWHSWSADPAAAELFAEVVAPARTFGLAHQIDYLRSQGLIKGGSLDNALVCGEEGWLNPPLRFPNEPARHKLLDLIGDMSLLGRVPLAHILAYKASHRLHVELAKTLQKALSPT; encoded by the coding sequence ATGGCTCAAGCAATCACTCGTCCAGCCACACTACCTGCCCTAACAGCGATAGATCTAGAGCAGCCGCAGCAGACGCTGGCTCAAGCGGTTGAACGACAGGGGGTGGGGCTGCACTCTGGTCAAGCTGTCCAGGTGCGGCTGGAACCGGCGGCGGCAGATAGTGGCCGTTGCTTTGTTAGAACTGATCTGCCAGGAAGACCGACCGTTGCAGCTCGTCCAGAGGCTGTTCAGCAGACTCTGCTGTCTACTGAACTGGTCAGCGGTGAGGCGGCAGTGCGGACTGTAGAGCACCTGCTGGCAGCTCTGACCGGGATGGGGATAGACAATGTCTGCATCACCATTGACGGGCCGGAAGTGCCTTTGCTAGATGGATCTGCCAGCGGTTGGGTAGAGGCGATTGAGGCCGCTGGACTGGCGGTACAGGATGCGCCTAAGCGGGCTTTTCAAGTTAGCAGCCCGGTCTGGATTTATGATGGCGATGCTTTTGTGGCGGCGCTGCCGTCGCCCACACCCCGCTATACCTATGGCATTGACTTTGAAGTGACGGCCATTGGCAACCAGTGGCACAGCTGGTCTGCCGACCCGGCTGCAGCAGAGCTGTTTGCTGAGGTAGTGGCCCCGGCCCGCACCTTTGGCTTGGCACACCAGATTGACTACTTGCGATCGCAAGGCCTGATCAAAGGCGGCAGCCTCGACAATGCGCTGGTTTGTGGGGAGGAGGGCTGGCTCAACCCCCCCCTGCGGTTTCCCAACGAACCGGCCCGCCACAAGTTGCTAGATTTAATTGGCGACATGAGCCTGCTGGGGCGGGTGCCCCTGGCCCATATTTTGGCCTATAAAGCC